One window of Mediterraneibacter butyricigenes genomic DNA carries:
- a CDS encoding D-alanyl-D-alanine carboxypeptidase family protein, whose translation MISITGCTQTMESCYVSDYEESTYNHSLYQEELFAKDLCVTAGNISLENYPVDTSLHAAGLFNLSDHQVLYAQNLFTKLFPASTTKILTAYVALKYGNLDDMVTVSENAIALPADASVCKLQAGDQISLRDLLYGLLLQSGNDAAIAIAEHISGSVESFASLMNQEAKDLGATRSNFVNPHGLEDPNHYTTAYDLYLIFQADIASQTFRDIISQAAYTCNVTGSSGVRTLTWTSTNYYAQGKAAAPAGVHVIGGKTGTTDEAGSCVILYEEADNGKSYISIVMGAQNKDVLYADTTNLLQYGIIGN comes from the coding sequence ATGATTTCAATAACAGGATGTACTCAGACAATGGAATCCTGTTACGTCTCTGATTATGAAGAATCAACATATAATCATTCTCTCTATCAAGAGGAGTTATTTGCGAAAGATCTTTGTGTAACAGCTGGCAATATTTCATTAGAGAATTATCCGGTGGATACTTCTCTTCATGCTGCCGGACTTTTTAATCTGAGTGATCACCAGGTATTATATGCACAAAATTTGTTTACAAAATTATTTCCGGCCAGCACAACAAAAATTTTAACAGCATATGTAGCATTAAAATATGGAAATTTAGATGATATGGTTACTGTCAGCGAAAATGCAATTGCACTTCCAGCTGACGCCAGCGTCTGCAAGCTTCAAGCAGGAGATCAAATTTCACTTCGAGATTTATTATATGGCTTGCTTCTTCAGTCTGGAAATGATGCAGCAATCGCAATCGCTGAGCATATCAGTGGCAGCGTTGAATCTTTTGCATCTTTGATGAATCAAGAGGCAAAAGATTTAGGTGCAACACGTTCTAATTTTGTAAATCCACATGGCCTGGAGGATCCGAATCATTATACGACGGCTTATGATCTTTATTTGATTTTCCAGGCAGACATAGCCAGTCAAACTTTTCGTGATATAATCTCTCAGGCTGCCTATACCTGTAATGTGACAGGTTCTTCTGGTGTGCGCACCCTTACCTGGACGTCAACCAATTATTATGCTCAGGGAAAAGCTGCTGCACCTGCCGGTGTACATGTGATTGGAGGAAAGACCGGCACTACAGATGAAGCGGGATCATGTGTTATTTTATATGAAGAAGCAGATAATGGAAAATCCTATATTTCCATAGTGATGGGAGCGCAAAACAAAGATGTTCTTTATGCGGATACGACGAATTTGCTTCAATATGGCATCATTGGAAATTAA
- a CDS encoding DUF378 domain-containing protein, with protein MKWFDNTSLTLVIIGAVNWLLIGIFRFDLVAFLFGNMSWLSRIIYTIVGLCGLYLISLYGRIGSMQE; from the coding sequence ATGAAGTGGTTTGATAATACCTCATTGACACTGGTAATCATCGGTGCGGTAAACTGGCTTCTGATCGGAATTTTCCGTTTTGATCTTGTAGCTTTTCTGTTTGGAAATATGAGCTGGTTATCCCGGATCATTTATACCATTGTCGGCCTGTGTGGCTTATATCTGATCAGTCTGTATGGCCGGATTGGTTCCATGCAGGAATAA
- a CDS encoding HlyD family efflux transporter periplasmic adaptor subunit — protein MKQKKISSGNIKKFKSKREFNIGMILFALVFLYMIVTVFLYFTSKKVSIYEVRKGSIVKDNSYTGLILREEVVVPAEKSGYLTYFITDGSKVKKDMNLLTISSKKLTTEATSSEDTSISSGSWNSVLLNVQNFSDNFTSSDFSSVYSMKTEINTELQNVNNQTMTAQLDQILSSGSGGDIQVYSAPQDGIISSHIDGFEKITIDNFKTTSLAKADLNTTEHQSGEKITAKDPAYKLITSEDWSLLVELDKNTYKSLKDTTSIKTKIDKDNETLWADLSLLTKDGKYFACLTYNTSMIRYVDDRYLDVELITEDKSGLKIPKTSVVEKEYYEVPSEYLEQGGNSSSQGVLVQTSSRSGNAAAEFQEVGTCYFSDSKDTCYIDTSLFKEGTVLVKPESQDTMTLGKTKKLKGTYNINKGYTIFKRIEILCESDEYYIINSSTASGLTNYDHIVLDGSSVKENEIIFQ, from the coding sequence TTGAAACAGAAAAAAATATCTTCAGGAAATATAAAAAAATTTAAAAGCAAACGTGAATTTAATATAGGAATGATATTGTTCGCTCTTGTTTTTCTATACATGATCGTTACGGTGTTCCTTTATTTTACCTCAAAGAAAGTATCGATCTATGAAGTACGGAAAGGCAGTATTGTAAAGGATAATTCCTACACCGGTCTGATCCTTCGCGAAGAAGTTGTCGTTCCGGCAGAAAAAAGCGGATATTTGACGTACTTCATTACAGATGGAAGTAAAGTAAAAAAGGACATGAATCTTCTTACAATTTCCTCTAAAAAGCTTACAACAGAGGCTACCTCATCAGAAGATACATCTATTTCAAGTGGTTCCTGGAATTCTGTACTCTTAAATGTTCAGAATTTCAGTGATAATTTTACATCTTCGGATTTTTCCTCTGTGTATTCCATGAAAACCGAGATCAATACAGAGTTACAAAACGTCAATAATCAGACAATGACCGCGCAGTTGGACCAGATTCTTTCTTCTGGTTCCGGCGGAGATATTCAAGTATACTCTGCACCACAGGATGGTATCATTTCTTCTCATATTGATGGCTTCGAAAAGATCACCATTGATAATTTCAAGACGACAAGTCTTGCAAAAGCAGACTTAAATACAACAGAACATCAGAGTGGAGAGAAAATCACGGCAAAAGATCCGGCCTACAAACTGATCACAAGTGAAGACTGGTCTCTTCTGGTGGAACTCGATAAGAATACCTATAAGTCTTTGAAAGATACTACGTCGATTAAAACCAAGATTGATAAGGACAATGAAACCTTATGGGCGGATCTTTCCTTACTGACAAAGGATGGAAAATATTTTGCCTGTCTGACTTATAATACATCTATGATCCGGTATGTGGATGACAGATATCTGGATGTGGAATTGATCACTGAGGACAAAAGTGGTCTGAAAATCCCCAAAACTTCGGTTGTGGAAAAAGAATATTATGAAGTTCCTTCGGAGTATCTGGAGCAGGGCGGCAACAGCAGTTCACAGGGAGTTCTGGTACAGACTTCATCCAGATCCGGCAATGCAGCGGCAGAATTTCAGGAAGTCGGAACCTGCTATTTCTCGGATTCTAAGGATACCTGTTATATCGATACCTCTCTCTTTAAGGAAGGAACTGTTCTGGTAAAACCGGAATCTCAGGATACTATGACACTGGGCAAGACAAAGAAACTGAAGGGGACCTATAATATCAACAAGGGTTATACCATCTTCAAACGGATTGAGATTCTTTGTGAAAGTGATGAATATTATATCATCAACAGTTCCACGGCTTCAGGGCTTACCAATTATGACCACATTGTGCTGGACGGAAGTTCTGTGAAAGAAAATGAAATAATTTTCCAATAG